A single region of the Triticum dicoccoides isolate Atlit2015 ecotype Zavitan chromosome 2B, WEW_v2.0, whole genome shotgun sequence genome encodes:
- the LOC119366478 gene encoding NDR1/HIN1-like protein 12 — protein sequence MAVKDCGGHKGGGCECHRRRLYRKCCGALLALLLLALFVILIVYLVLRPHKPRFYLQDLAVLCLNVTPPTSAYLFTTMQATVAARNPNDRVGVYYDEADMYAQYKGVAITVPTRLPVAYQGHRDQSVWSPYLRSMDSVVLPPVLAVALAQDETAGYVLVDVKVDGFVRWKVGTWISGHYHLRVNCPALIRVNEGKGSYGATTGGGPDYFRFQQAAACAVDV from the coding sequence ATGGCGGTGAAGGACTGCGGCGGGCACAAGGGCGGCGGCTGCGAGTGCCACCGCCGGCGGCTCTACCGCAAGTGCTGCGGCGCGCTgctggccctcctcctcctcgccctcttCGTCATCCTCATCGTCTACCTGGTGCTCCGCCCCCACAAGCCCCGCTTCTACCTGCAGGACCTGGCGGTGCTCTGCCTCAACGTCACGCCGCCCACCTCCGCCTACCTCTTCACCACCATGCAGGCCACCGTGGCCGCCCGCAACCCCAACGACCGCGTCGGCGTCTACTACGACGAGGCGGACATGTACGCGCAGTACAAGGGCGTGGCCATCACCGTGCCCACCCGGCTCCCCGTCGCCTACCAGGGCCACCGGGACCAGTCCGTGTGGTCGCCGTATCTGAGGTCCATGGACAGCGTCGTGCTCCCGCCGGTGCTCGCCGTGGCGCTGGCGCAGGACGAGACGGCCGGGTACGTGCTGGTGGACGTCAAGGTGGACGGCTTTGTGCGCTGGAAGGTGGGCACCTGGATCTCCGGCCACTACCACCTCCGCGTCAACTGCCCGGCCCTCATCAGGGTGAACGAGGGCAAGGGCAGCTACGGCGCCACCACCGGCGGCGGCCCCGACTACTTCCGGTTCCAGCAGGCCGCCGCCTGCGCCGTCGACGTCTGA